The Gemmatimonadota bacterium region CCCGTTTCCAAATGGCGCTGCAACACGCACGCGGGGCAGCGCCAGGCTCGGGCGACTACAAAAAAGCGGTTGAACACCTCGAACACATTTTGTCTGTCGATGACCAGGGCGAAGAAATGGACCGCGTCTGTTTTTTGTTGGGCAGCCTGCTCGATGACTTTCCGGAAAACGTATCTCGAGCCATCGCCGTTTACCGCCGGGGTTTGGAAGCCGATCCCCTCTTTGCGCCCGGGCATAACAACCTGGGCGTTTTGCTCATGCAAAATGGGCAAATCCTGTCGGCTCTTGGCGAATTTAAAATCGCCATACACCTCGAACCCGATTACATGCTGCCCTATCGCAACCTCGCCCGATTGCTCTTTCAACACATGAGCCCGGCACAAATGGAACGCGAATACGCAAGCATCACCGAAGAATTTGGCGTCAGGGCATCGACGAGCATTCTCGCCCGCCTATCTCTCGAACTCATAGACCTTGGGCGAGCACAGGTCTATGAAAGCCTCTACACGCACGGCCATCGCATCAAAAACCTGATGGGTCTCTCCGGCAGCCGAATGCGCCGCGCCATACGCAATTTACCGCCACATTCCGATGGCCTGGATGATCTGAAAGACATCGCACACGAACAAGAACACATCTACAACCAATGGGTCGCCTACTTGCGGTCTATGAAACAAGACACGATGAACCCCGCGCTGGTCGATGTGTCCCAACTCATTGAAAAAATGACCCACAAACTCTCTGCACGAGCGGGGAACAAAGAACTCATCTTTGCCGCCGAACCTCATGTGCCCCAGGTAAAAGCGGACGCAGGCATGTTATCTGAAGCCGTGACAAACCTGACCCTCAACGCCATCGAAGCCGTTGAAGATAATGGCGTGGTAAGAGTACAGGTCGGCGCCGATACAGAACGCAGTTCGGTTTATATTGAAGTGGAAGACAATGGCCCCGGCATTCCGGAAAATTTGCAAACCCGCATATTTGATCCCGGATTTTCAACGCGAGAACGAGGCAATGGCTATGGGCTGAGTATATGCTCTCGCATTGCAGCGGCACACCGCGGCACGTTGCGCGTAATCAGCCGCCCCGGTGCAGGCGCGGTTTTTCGCATTGACCTGCCCGTCGATTTTGAAGTCTCAACACAACAAGACAGCATTGGCCTGCAACACAGCGTACCCGACACCTCGCGCGATCCAATAGCTGAAGAATTTATTCAATAAGACCCTCTCCCATGACTGAAATTATCGTTGCTGACGACCAGATAGAAGTCCTCGACATGCTGATTCGAAGCCTGCGGGAAGACACGCGCAAGATCCATGCCTTCTCTACCGGACGCGAAGCGCTAACATATCTCCAACAGCATCCCAATCAGATTGGCCTGGCCATTCTCGACCTCGATTACGGGCCCGATGAACCCGATGGCCTCGAAATTTTACCACAAATGCTCAAATCGGTTCCCGACCTGCCCGTCATCATGCTCACCGGACAGGGCACAATAGATACAGCCGTGGCTGCATTGCGACTGGGCGCAACAGACTTTATTGAAAAAGACTTTTATATCGAAGACAAAATCGAACTCAGCCTTGAAAAACTCGACCGCGTTTATCAAGCACTCAGGGAAAATGCCCAACTGCGGGCAGAAGTTCAGGACCTGGGGCGCGAAAATCAATTCTACCGGGACGAATTTGGCAAACGCTATCAAATCATCGGCTCCAGCCCCAAACTCCAGCAAATCCTCCAGCGAGCGCAAACCGTAGCTCCCATCCCCAGGCCCGCGCTCATCACAGGCGAACCCGGAACGGGCAAAGAACTCGTCGCCGCTGCCATCCACTATAACAGCGACCGCAAAGACCGTCCCTTTGTCAAAGTCAATTGCGCCGCCATTGCCGACCAATTGCTCGAAAGCGAACTCTTTGGACACGAAAAAGGGGCTTATACGGGCGCAACAGAAGCCCGTCCAGGCAAATTTGAAGCCGCGAGTGGCGGCACCCTATTCCTCGATGAAATTGGCAACACCACCCCCGAATTTCAGCAAAATGTGCTGCGCGCCATTGAATATAGCGAAATCCAGCGCGTGGGCAGTGCGACACCCATCTTTATCGACGTGCGCGTTATTGCCGCCACGAATACCGATCTCGAAACGGAAATTGCCGAAGGCCGATTCCGCCAGGACCTCTACGACAGATTGCGCTTTGAAGTCTTGCACATGCCCCCGTTGCGCGAACGCCGAGAAGACATTCCCGCATTAGCCGATTATTTTGTCGCGCAAATTGTCGAAGAAGTACCCGGCCTTCAAAAACGCGATTTTTCCGATGCGGCAATAGAACGCCTGATGACATATCGCTGGCCGGGCAATGTGCGCGAACTCAAATTTGCGGCCGAACGCGCGGCCTGTGTCGCCCGAGGGACAGAGATTGAACCCGGAGATCTGCCCCCCGAAGTTTCTCAACAAGCGCCCCAATCACCCGAATTGAGCGACGGTTTTGAATCACAAGTGCAATCCTTTGAACTGAGTCTATTGCGGCGCATCCTCGATAAAGTCTCCTGGAACCAGCGCGAAGCCGCCAAACAACTCAAACTCAGCTACGACCAATTTCGCCACCTGTACCGCAAATACAAACTCAACAAAGAAAAACCCTGATTGTTATGGCTCTCGACATCCCCGTTCGGGCAAATCTCCAATACTTTCGCTGTCTCAACGACAGCATATCCACCTGGGCGAGTCACCTGCCCTTTTTGTTTCTCGCTTCATTTTTGGCAATACTCCTGAGTGCGATATCGGGCACTTTGCTCCTGGGCAGCTTATATGCGGGCTTTGCCATCATGATCTTGCGCGCGCAACAAGGGGAACAACCCCGTATGCGAGATCTATTTGGGCAAATCATTCGCTTCGTCCGTTTTTTTTCGATGAACATTTTTATCTTCCTGTTCTTTATTCTCGGCTTCGTCCTCATTGTAGCGCTGGTTTTTGTGAACAGTGATTTCTTTGCATTCCTGCTCAATGCATTCAAACAGGTCGTCGCCCGGGAAACGACCTGGGATATCCCCGCTGCACCAGAAAACATTGGAAGATTCTTAGAAGACAAAAATATTATTTATTATGCCGTCATTCCGGCAGCTTGCCTCTTATTTTTACCCGGCCTCATTTTTGTTGTCAAATGCTTCTACATCTATCTTCTGGCAGCAGACAGGGGAGTACACATTGATGAAGCCTATGTCGAAAGCCGCAAAGCCGTTGAACGCTACGGTTTTTTTCGCCACTGTGCGCTTATACTCACCGCGCTCGGAATTCTTGCAGGCTCAATCGCACTCACCAGGGACATCATCGATAATGCCTTCGTCCAGTTCTGTATCTTCGCCCTCTTTCAACCCCTCGCGCTTGGAATTTTCGCATCGGCTTACAACCAGACCCTTTGCGAAGAAGCGCGACAGTGGGAGAGCTACAAACAACAATTTTCCGAAATGCGCGATGAATTGCAAACAGCGCACGACATGCAAATGGGTCTATTGCCGCAATCCAGTCCCGACCTGCCTGGTTTTGCAATCGACGGAACCTGTATTCCCGCCAACAGCGTCGGCGGGGATTACTATACGTACCGCTGGTTGGATGAAGACAAAACAAAACTCGGCATCGTCGTTGCCGATGTTTCTGGCAAAGCCATGGAAGCAGCCGTGACCGCTGTGCGTTTCAATGAAATGCTCCGCTATGAATGCCAGAATCGCGTTGCGCCAGCTGATATTCTCGACGGTCTTAATGACTCACTGGAAGGTCAAATTGAACACACGACATTTATCACCTGTTGTATTGTTGTGCTCGACGTACCCACAGGCGAAGTCACGCTTGCAAGCGCAGGACACTGTCCTCCTATCCACCTATCCAATCAATCTCAATTTATCGACATCACGGGATATCCCCTGGGGATCCCGGCACTCGTACGCCCCCAAACGCCATATCGCGTTGAGCATTTAACACTCGCGCCCGGTGATCGTCTCGTACTCTACTCCGATGGTGTTGTCGAAGCCCAAAATGCCAAACGCAACTTCTTTGACGACGACCGATTTATACGTTGTCTCGAACGCGCATCCATAGATCAGACACCCACAGACCTGATTGCCGACCTCGTAGCCAATGTCAAATCCTTTATTGGCAAAGCGCGGCGCACCGACGACATAACCCTCGTTATACTCCAGCGCGATTTATCCCTTAACTCCTGACCCATCTCATGACGACCAACGCCCGCTTCATACTCATACACTATCACGAAATTGGCCTCAAAGGCAAAAATCGGGGCAAATTTGAACGGCATCTGATGACCAACATCACCCGCGCACTCAAAGACGTACCCTGTGGAAAGCTCGAGCGTCTATCGGGTCGCATGATGCTCGCACTCACCTCAGAATCGCCGATAGATGTCATCCGCGAACGACTCGCAACAGTCTTTGGCATCGCCAACTTTTCCGAAGCTGTGATCGCCAAACGCAATATCGAAGCCATTCGAGAAACAGCCTGGACACTCGCACAAAAAACCGACTTTCAATCCTTCAAAATCGTCACCAGACGCGGCGACAAAACCTTTCCGCTCAATTCGGACCAAATCAACCGGGACGTGGGCAAACATATTCAAACCCTGTCCGGTGCCCGCGTCCTGATGGACAATCCAGACCTCATTTGTTTTATTGAAATTGCCCCACAACGCATATTCATCTACGCCGAAAAAATCTCGGCACCAGGGGGGTTGCCCGTCGGTTCCAATGAACGCGCTGTAAGCCTCATTTCCTCGGGCATTGACTCACCCGTGGCTTCTTACAAAATTATGAAACGCGGTGTCAAACTGACTTATGTGCATTTTCACAGCCAGCCCTATACCAATCGCAACTCCCAGCGCAACACCGAAGACCTCGTGCGACTCCTCACCCGGCATCAATACGTGTCGGACCTGTACCTGGTGCCATTTGTCGAAATTCAACGCCACATCATGATGCGAGCACCTGCGAGCTATCGCGTCATTCTCTACCGCCGCGCCATGCTGCGCATAGCAGAAGCCGTTGCCCAAAAAGTCAATGCCCTCGCACTTGTCACTGGCGAAAACGTCGGGCAGGTCGCCTCGCAAACCCTGTCGAACATGCGCGTCATCGAAGAAGTGACCCCGCTACCCATCTTGCGTCCATTAGCCGGTGACAACAAAGAAGAAATCATCAATGAAGCACGGCGCATTGGCACATATCATATCTCCATCGAACCCTATGAAGATTGTTGTTCTGTCTTTGTACCCAAACACCCCGAAACGCGCGCCAATTTGGAAAAAGTCCGCGAAATCGAATCCGCGCTCAACCTCGCCCCCCTCATCGAACAAACCCTTGAACAAACCGAACGCAAAACGTTTAAGTTTTAGCATACTCATTTTACAACCCCCACTTTCTTATGCCAGACCTCCAGCCCCTGGTACGCTTCAAAAATCGCCTCAATCAAATACCGAATCGCCGCACTAAAATAGCGTCCTCGCCGCCACGCCACGCCGATCTCTCGGCTAAATGCCACCCCCTCCACATCCACCACCTTTAACGCCCCGGCACTCAGGGACTCCTGCACAGTTAGCAAAGGCAAAAAAGAAATCCCAACACCGACCTCTACCAGCTTTCGCATCGCCTCCGGACTTCGCATCTCCATCACCCCGCCGGGGGACACGCCTGCTTCTGCAAAACGCTCATCCACAATTTTGCGCGATATGGAATCCGTGTGAAACAGGATCAAAGGCTCTTGCACCACCTCTTGCAAAGTCGCTTTTTTTCGTGCAGCAAAAGGATGAGATGCCCCCACCACCAGCGGCATAGAATCCCGATAAATCGACACCGTCTCCACCCGCGGATGATCATAAGGCAGTGAAATAACCGCAAACTCAGAGCGATTCATCAGCAGGTCATCTACCAGATAGCGCGAGGGCGCCACCTGTGCAGACAGAGAAACATCGGGATAAGCACGCCTGTAATCCTTCAAAATATCCGGCAATAAATACGTCACAGCCGCATCAATTGCGCCAAACTGAAACCCCTCTCCCGGCAACACATCGCGCCGCTGCAAGTGGTCTTCTACCTCTTCGACCAGATCCTGAATCTGCATCGCATAATTCACCAGCGTGCGCCCTTCCATTGTCAGCGCCACGCGCTTGCCACCCCGGTTAAAAAGCCTCACCCCCATTGTCTTTTCCAATTCCGCAATACCACTGCTCACCGTTGGCTGGGTCACATGCATCTCCCGTGCTGCCTGGCTAAAACTCCCGGTCTGTGCAACAGATAAAAAATAACGCAAATGATAAAGATTCATATCTCGCTCCAATTGTAGAATGCAATCTATAGATTTTATCTATAAGTAATATAGCAATTATTGATTTGTCTAATAAGAAAAAATCACTGACATTTGTCCGACAATATTTTATGAACTCTTTTCACGCAAGGAGAAGACTCATGTCCTCCAAAGTCCGAGTCGCCATCATCGGTGCAGGCAACTGTGCATCCTCCCTCGTACAGGGCATCGAATACTACAAAAACGCTTCTGAAGATGATTTCATCCCCGGATTGATGCACCCCAACCTGGGTGGCTATCACATCCGCGACATTGAATTTTCCGCAGCCTTTGACGTCAATGCGGAAAAAGTGGGCAAAGACTTGAGCGAAGCCATCTTTGCACATCCCAACAACACCATAAAATTTGCCGATGTCCCCCACCTCGACGTTCCCGTTTACCGCGGCATGACCCACGATGGACTGGGCAAATACCTCGATCAAGTCATCACAAAAGCCGAAGGCGACACCGTTGACATTGCCGAAACCCTCAAAGCCACGCGCACAGACGTCGTCGTCAATTACCTGCCCGTGGGCAGCGAACAGGCCACCAAGTGGTATGTGGAACAAGTCCTCCAGGCCGGATGTGCCTTCGTCAACTGCATGCCCGTCTTTATCGCCAGTGCCGGACACTGGCCCGAGCGCTTTGAAAAACGCGGCCTGCCCCTCATCGGCGACGACATCAAATCACAGGTCGGTGCCACCATCACCCACCGCGTGCTCACCCGCCTGTTCCGCGAACGCGGCGTCAAACTCACCAAAACGTATCAGCTCAATTTTGGCGGCAACACCGACTTTTACAACATGCTCGAGCGCGAACGCCTGGAATCCAAAAAAATCTCCAAAACACAGGCCGTCACCTCTCAACTCGACTACGACCTGGGCGAAGACAATATCCACGTTGGTCCCAGCGATCACATCCCCTGGTTGGAAGACCGCAAATGGTGTCATATCCGCATGGAAGGCGAAACCTTTGGCGGCGTGCCACTCAACCTGGAACTCAAACTCGAAGTCTGGGACTCACCGAACTCAGCAGGCGTGGTCATCGACGCAGTCAGACTCTGCAAACTCGCCCTCAACCACGGACTCAAAGGTCCCTTGATGGGACCATCGTCTTACCTCATGAAATCGCCCCCCAAACAATTTAGCGACGATCAAGCTCGCGAAATGACGAGTGACTTTATTCGCCAGTACGGCTTAAAAGAATAACGCCAACACAGCGTTTATCTTATATTTAAGCGACCCTGGGCTTTGTGCCCCTGGTCGCTTTTTTATTCTAAAACATTGCAATAAAAACCGTTTGATTTCTATTTCTAAGGGACTAATTTACCCGGTACCTTTCCCGTAATCTCAGAGGGCCAAGAGGAAATCACCCCTGAACCATTCAGAACACGAGAAAAATAATGTACGCAAACCCACACCAAATAAGGCGTTTTGAAAATAAGATCGCCCTCATCACAGGCGGTGCTTCTGGCATTGGTCGGGCAACGGCAAATCGCCTATCGGACGAAGGCGCGCACGCAATCATCGCAGACCTGAATGCAGAGATGGGCAATCGCGCCGTATCTCAGATCAAAGAAGCCGGTGGCAAAGCCACATTTTTACAAGTCGATTTGTCAGACGATACATCCGTCAGAAAAGCGGGTCGGATCGTCTCGGAAACATTCTCCACACTTCACATACTCGTGAACAACGCCGCCATATTGAGACAAGGCAATATTGAAGACGGCGAATGGCGGCAAAACTGGGAACCTGAAACGAGAATTGTAAGAGGTTGGGTGCTGCTAACCGAAGTCCTCTTGCCCCTGTTAAAAAAACAGGGCGGCGCAATCGTCAACACCTCCTCGGAAGGGGGATTCCTCGGGCGCAAGAACCTGCTGGTCTATGATGCGATCAAAGCAAGCCTGGTTTCGATGACCAAAACAATGGCCTATGAGTTCGTTGACTACGGCATTCGCGTCAATGCCATAGCACCGGGCTGGATCGTCACAGAAATGCACTTTGGCAATGCTCCAGATCCGCAGGCGCGCAGAAAAGAACTGGAAGAAACACCGATCTCATCCTGCATCATGGGGCGGCGCGCACAACCCGAGGAAGTCGCCTCTGTCATCGCCTTCCTACTCAGCGAAGACGCCTCCTATATCACAGCCCAAACCATCCACGTTGACGGTGGACGCATGGGCATAAACTTGCCGAAAAAAAAATAAAAAATCGCAACTGCCGACGCCATCGTGCGATCTGCTCAGGAGCATAAAACCATCCTCGTCGATATATAACAAAGGAGACCGTCATGGACAAAGTTCTCATCATCGTAGGAGACGCCACAGAAACCGTCGATACCCTATACCCATTTCTCAGAATACAGGAAGACGGATTTACCCCCGTTGTCGCGGGACCAGACAAGCGGCGCTATCAAATGGTACTCCACGAAATTTCCCCCGGCTGGGACATCACCGAAGAATGGAAAGGGTATTCGATCAACGCCGACATCGCCTTTCGAGACGTTGACCCCTCCGAATACGTCGGCATCTTCTTCTCTGGTGGTCGCGCCCCCGAATACATTCGCGACGACCCCGATCTCATTCGTATCACGCGCTATTTCTTTGAACACAACAAACCCGTTGCCAGCGTCTGTCACGGCGTTGAAATCCCGTGTCGCGCAGGCGTAGTCAAAGGGCGACGCATGGCCTGCGTTTGGAAATGCCAATTTGACCTCGAAGTCTGCGGCGGCATCTTCGTCGATGAACCGTGCGTCATCGATGGCAATTTGGTCAGCGGTCGCGTGTGGAACGACCACGGACAGTACATGAAACACTGGATGAACCTGCTCATCGAAGAGCGCGAAAAAATGAAAACCCGCGAAACAGTCGCCGCCGATTAAAGGACCCCAACATGATCATCTCAGACCTGCGCGAGATTGAAGGCCGACAATTTCCCGCACGCAGAAGAACACAGCCATTAGCAGGTGCTGGCACCCCCATCCCCACAGAGGAATTCTCCATTGGATACGTCACCTTTGAACCCAACGGAGGGCAGGTACCCTGGCACAATCAGGCACAGGAAGAAATCTACTTCGTCATCGAAGGCGAAGGCGAAATGTGTCTTGGAACCGAAAGACAAACCCTGAAAGCCGGTCAGGCCGTGTACATTCCCCCGGGAGAATACCATCAACTCACCAACACGGGTGACGTACCCCTGAAAATGATCTACTGCTGTGCAGCAGGTTTTGTGGCACATCCGCAGCAGGAAATGACCGGCACCCTGCCAAAGGCAGGCATTGACGTCCCCCCCCTGCCCGATGGCGCACAACCGCAGCGCACAGCCCCCCCATAAACGCGAACAAGGACGGACCAAATGCCAACTCTACAAACATCATCCCCACACCTGGGCCACTTGCAACCCCGTGGCACGCGCCGTCTCATCTACGTCAGCGACCCCTCAAACACCACCAGCCACCTCAGCGTCCCGGCGGCCAAACCCGAAGAACTGCGCCAGATCGTTCGCAATTACGCCTCCGCGGGCAGTATCGACACCCTCGTACAGGAAATCTTCGCCGAAGCAATGACCATGTTCTGGCGAACCGACAAATGCCCTTACGACATCCGGCATCAGCACCAGCGCCTGGTACCCATCATGGACACAGGTATCATGCCCGTCGAAGTCTATATCGACGAATGCCATAAACAGGGTATGGAATTTATCGCTGGCTTTCGAATGAACGACCGCCACGGCCACCACACGGAATTCTTCAAAAAACTCTGCGACGAAAAACCCGAATGGGTACTCAGAGAATACAAACCCTCCACCAGACGCGCACCGCCCGAAAACCGCAAATACGGGTGCTCCTTAAACTACGCCATACCCGAAGTACGCGCCTTTCTCCTCGCCATCATGGAAGAAGTCGCCAACCGCTTCGACATCGACGGCATGGAATTTAACTTCACCCGTCTCGCAGAATGTTTTCCCAGAGCTGAACTATCACACAGCCACAGCACCATGACCGGCTTTATCCGACAAGTCCGCAACATGCTGGACAACGCCCACTCCCCAACAGGCAGAGACCGAAACCTCATCCTCGGCGTACGCGTACCCCAGCAAATGGCGGGCTGTAAAAAGCTGAGCTTAGACGTACCCACCTGGATCAAAGAGGGCCTGATCGACTATGTCGCACCTGGAGATTTCGGATTCACCGACTTCAACGAAAAATACGAAGACTTTGTATCAATAGCCCGGCAACACGACTGCTATGTCTATCCCCAGGTACAACCCAGACTCAGTATCGATACAGAAATTCTCATGGACATGCCCCAATACCGCGCAGCATTGCAAAACTTCTATGCCGCAGGCGCCGACGGCTTCTCGACCCAAAATTACTTCTTTCACTGGGGACCTCAGTTTGAACCCCCGGGAACTAATGGCGCAAAAATCCCCACAATGTATCCAGCGGCAATGAACGACCTCGTAGAATTAAAAGACCCGCAAAACATCGGCCCGGACCGACACTACACATTCCGTTCACTCTGGGCAAATAGCAAAAGTTTGGGCGAGGTCTATATCAAAGAAGAACTCGTCCTCTCCCGCCCAAAAATGGGACAACGAGACACCTTCAGATTTCGCCTGTGTGAACATCTCCCCTCAGAACCCATCCCTTCAGAAAACACCCTGACTTTCTTTGCACAGGGCTTGTCAAAAGAGGACGCCCTCACAGTTGACATCAACGGCACCAAAATCCCATCTCAAGATCTGAAATGGACTTGGCCCGATAACGACCAATTCCCATCGTGTACAATCGCGCTATCAAACCCGCCATTTATTTATGGCGACAACCACCTGGGCCTGACCATCTCAAAATCTGCTGAGAACATCGAAGAGCATATCGTCATAGATCACATAGAATGCGGGATACAATCCCATTCCCAGACGGGCAAACAATAGCCTGTGACCAATACAAAACGCAAAACACCCCGGTAGAAGTGTTTCTTTTTCTCCGCAAGAGATGTATCTTGACTTCAAGAAATTTTAATAATATCCTGAAGAAAGACCCATAGATCATGTAGTCATCTGCGCCACAACAGAAAGGACAAGACATGGATACACAACCAGGCAGACAAGATCGGACTACATATCCGATACAAGACGATGTGCGATTGGAAGTCTATTGGCGAAATGACCGCGCCGGTTACGGTCCCGCAGCATCTGTATATGCTTATAACCAGGAAGTTTTGCGTCTGGATTGTTTTGGCGAGGCAAAAAAACACGGCGGGAAAGGCCATTGCCACATCAACCTGAAACAGACCCGGGCAAGGCAATGGATGTACCCTCCCGGAACGGTTCGAGACCATATTGAGCACGCGATGCACGACCTGACACACAATCTGCGTTTTTGTCTCTCGACAAATGTGGATGAAAGGATACAGCAAATCGAGATCGACCAGAAAACACTACAACCGATTGCCCAGGAGGTTGAAGCAAAAATGCTGGCATTTGCAGACAAACTCGACTTATAGGCGTTCCTTGCGGCTCTGAGAGGGGCTGCAAGGAATATTTGATCGAATTCTCGAAACGCTATTGCAGAAACATCTCGAATAACCGGAGCGTACGATGGGCACCCTGCACGGACATATTATCGACAGCGCGACAGGCGAACCAATCAACGCCAAAGTACACGTCCTGACCGCCAACGGTCGTTTTTGCCACCCGCGCGACGCCATGCTCAAACGCGGACCCGGCACACCCTTCTTCTTCTGCGATGGCGAATTTGAAGTTCAAGCCTCGCGCGGGCGCACCGACATATTGGTCGAACGCGGCACGGAATACGAACCCATCCGCACCGTGGTCGAAATGCCAGAAAACGGCGTCAAAGACGTCGAAATCACCCTCAACCGCTGGTATATCCCGCAGGAAAACAACTGGTATCCGGGCAACACACACATCCACTACGACGAAAAAGAAACCCGCCCCGACGACCGACTCGCCATTGACTGCAGCGTGGAAGGCTACAACGTCACCGTCGTAAGCGTCCTCGACAGAAGACAACTTCCCTACGCCAGCAACAAATATCCCATCGGCGTGATGAACGAATTTACCACCGCACATCACGTACTCGACATCGGCGA contains the following coding sequences:
- a CDS encoding cupin domain-containing protein, which produces MIISDLREIEGRQFPARRRTQPLAGAGTPIPTEEFSIGYVTFEPNGGQVPWHNQAQEEIYFVIEGEGEMCLGTERQTLKAGQAVYIPPGEYHQLTNTGDVPLKMIYCCAAGFVAHPQQEMTGTLPKAGIDVPPLPDGAQPQRTAPP
- a CDS encoding family 10 glycosylhydrolase — protein: MPTLQTSSPHLGHLQPRGTRRLIYVSDPSNTTSHLSVPAAKPEELRQIVRNYASAGSIDTLVQEIFAEAMTMFWRTDKCPYDIRHQHQRLVPIMDTGIMPVEVYIDECHKQGMEFIAGFRMNDRHGHHTEFFKKLCDEKPEWVLREYKPSTRRAPPENRKYGCSLNYAIPEVRAFLLAIMEEVANRFDIDGMEFNFTRLAECFPRAELSHSHSTMTGFIRQVRNMLDNAHSPTGRDRNLILGVRVPQQMAGCKKLSLDVPTWIKEGLIDYVAPGDFGFTDFNEKYEDFVSIARQHDCYVYPQVQPRLSIDTEILMDMPQYRAALQNFYAAGADGFSTQNYFFHWGPQFEPPGTNGAKIPTMYPAAMNDLVELKDPQNIGPDRHYTFRSLWANSKSLGEVYIKEELVLSRPKMGQRDTFRFRLCEHLPSEPIPSENTLTFFAQGLSKEDALTVDINGTKIPSQDLKWTWPDNDQFPSCTIALSNPPFIYGDNHLGLTISKSAENIEEHIVIDHIECGIQSHSQTGKQ